In Thermosphaera sp., the sequence GTGAGGTAACTCCTAAGTTTCTTGTCCTGAATAATCATCCTGAACGTGTTAAAATCATTAAGAGTTCTACCATACGGTTTTATCTCCCCAGAATCAACAAATGGATCCTTAATACGTATTAAAAACACTGATGAAACCACACCCGCGATAAACGAAAGAACGTACAAGAACTGGTATGATGGAGTATGATCTGGAAAAAAGGCAAAACTCGTAAAGGACGTAATAAACGCGAAGCTGATAGCAATATAGTTTAACTGGTTCACTCTCGAGAAAAATCTCGCCGACTCTTCTCTCGGTATAATATCTGCTAGTATATCAGAGGCTGCAACTCCAGCCACACCTCCAGCGAATTGCGTAATGAACGAAATGAAGACTACAAAAATTAGAGAATATTCTCTCGGCATATATACCGATAAAATTAAGAAGGCTGGACCAATCCTATTTATTGCTCCGAAAACAGTCCACAGCATTTTCCTTTTTCTGCGAAAACGCTCGACGAGGAAGGCTGCAGGAACTTGGCTTACGGCGTAAGCAAGGATTCTCGTAAATGTTATGATTCCTAATTCAGTTACTCCATAAGAAAGGAGGCGTATCAGTAAGGCGTTGCTTATTCCCAGTGAAATATTGATGGCAAAATTATACGTGGTTGTTTCAAGCAAATACCTTTTCCTATTTGCCTGAAGCGTATTTACGTGAAAATTCATCTTTAAAACCTCAATTGTATTCATATATATGTATATACTTTTAAAAGTGTGTACAAATAATCAATTGAAATATAAATGAAAAAATGAAAGTACTTATTAAAAACTATTCCTACTAAATATCCAACTCTTCGAGAATCTGCCTCTTACTCGTTGTCTCTCTCTGCTTCTTGAATAATCTAGTACTAAAATATCTAGCAGCATAATCTGGTAAAATCGTAACTACTTTATCCCCTCTTCCCAATCTATGAGACTCGGCAAGTTTGATTGCAGCTACGACGTTGGCTCCACTACTTATTCCTACCGGAAGCCCTTCGTTCCTCGCGATTTTCCTAGCCATCATTATTGCCTCTTCGCTAGTGACTGTGACGAAATCGTCAAGCAACCCTTTATACCTCATTACGATTTCAGGTATGAATCCGTCTCCAACACCTTCTATTTCATGCCTACCCCATGGACCCGGTTTTCCAGTTTTGAACCATTCGGCTGCCACAGGGCATTCTGCCGGCTCTGCTCCGGCCACAATAACGTCCCTACACTCTTCTTTCAATCTTTTAGCAATCCCCATTAATGTTCCACCAGTACCCACCTCAGCTACAAACGCCTTAGGACAACCTACCTGCTGGAGGATTTCCTTCCCCGTCGTCTCATAATGAGCCTCGATGTTTGCTTCATCGCCCCATTGGTCGAAGAAGTAGTACTTATCCGGGTTTTCCGACGCAAGTTTCCTGGCTATGTCAAGAGCTTTATCAGCATCGCTCTCTCCACCAGGGGTGAAATAAAACTCGGCGCCAAACAGTCTCATTAGCATAAATCTTTCAGCACTCATTTCCTCCGGGATAACTATTAGTACTTTAAAGCCGAGTACGCTTGCTAAGGCCGAGAACGCTATTCCCGTGTTTCCTGTTGTAGGAACTACCAGGGTCATACCTGGCTTTAACTCTCCTTTCTCCATCGCTCTCTTGATCATGTAATACGCCATCCTATCTTTTACACTTCCCGTCGGATTAGTGAATTCCATCTTCGCCCATATCTCTGGCTGAAATCCTTCTGGAATCACCCTGGATAGCTTTATGATTGGAGTATTACCTATACACTCCACCATGTTATTACACACTTTCATATTGACACCCTTCGCTCACGAGTATGAATAAGTTGATATAAAAGTGTTTCTTAATGTCCACATACGGATTATACGATAAGTATTAATTGAATATATATTTAAGATTTTTTAACCCACTCGTGGATAACTTTATCCCGCTGAGAGGTGAGTTCTAATATTCGGATTATATAGGCCGAAATCCCTTGACGACGCCCTCGAGTTCTTGTCGAAAAACGCCCCCGAAGTAAGACCTATTGCGGGTGGAACAGAACTTCTAGTATTACTGAGGGATAAGAAAATACCTACTCCTAAATACCTCCTAGATCTTAGCCCATTGAAGAATCAACTCTCATACGTTAAAGTCGAGGGAGAGGTTGTTAAAATTGGGGCCACAACTACTCTGTACGAGCTCAGCAAAACCTTTCTCCATAAAGACGTGAGGTTTGCGGGATTCGTTGATACGTGGAGAAAGTTTGGAACGTTTGCCATTAGGTTCTCAGCAACAATAGGGGGCAACATAGCGGCCGCAACTCAGTACAGCGATTACATAACCCTGTTGTTAGCTTACGATGCAAGCGTAAGGGTTATCAGTGTGAAGGGCGAGCGCGTCATCCCACTTGAGCATTTCATAGTTGATAAGAGAAATATACGTCTGCAACCTGATGAACTCATTGTGGAGGTAGAGTTCCCAAACCCGCCGGATAGAACCAGTAGTAGTTTCATAAAATTCGACAGGAGAGAGTTGCTCATCGCGGGAATAGTCACAGGGGCATGCTACTTAAGCCTCGATGGTAGTAGAATTCGAGATGTAAAGATAGCGTTCGACATGGTAAGAGACAAGAGGATCCCAGCTAGGCTCAAAGAAGTTGAAGATTTCCTAAGGAATAGAGAATTCTCCGAGGAGATCATTGAAAAAGCCTCGGAGGAAGTCCTCCCAGCGAGCATGAAGAGGATAAGCGATTGGTGGACGAGTGCTGAATATCGTTTAGACATGTCAAAAGTTTCTTTGAAAAGAGGGCTCTTGAGATCGAAAACACGCATAGAGAGAGGGGTGATATGAGTTGAGTATGAATTTAAAGGTGAATTTAAAAGTCAATGGTAAAAATTATGAATTAGAAGTGCCGGCTCACGAAAGACTTGTAGATACCCTCAGATATAGGCTTGGCCTAGTCAGCGTGAAAGAGGGGTGTGGACGCGGCGAGTGCGGTACTTGTATCGTGTTAGTTAATGGGTTACCACGGCACTCTTGCCTCACCCTGACGTCTACTCTAGATGGGGCTGAAGTAACAACGCTGGAGGGCTTGGCTCCTGAGGGAAAGCTTCACGCGATTCAGGTCGCTTTCATTGAAACGAGAGGTGTTCAATGCGGTTTCTGTACTCCAGGATTCATAATGATGACTAAGGCTTTGTTAGATTCTAACCCTGAGCCTTCCCAGGAAGAAGTGAAAGAGTGGTTGAGCAGCGTATTATGTCGTTGCGGAAGCTATCACTACTACTTTGCAGCCGCTAAGCTAGCTGGAAAATACATCAAGGAGGGCAAGATATACTTCGACGAGAAACAAGTTAGAGAAAAATATCACATGAAAGTGGTGGGAAGGTGATAATATGAGCAAGCCAGACTATGTCGAAATAGTCGAAGAAATTTTCATGAAGACTAAGGATAAAGCAACGAAGGATTTCAACTACCTTGGAAAACATGTCGTTAGATGGGACGCCATTTCGAAAGTCTCTGGTAAACCACTATTCACTGCCGATATGATAAACTTGTTCAAAAACCCCGTATTCGTCTACAGTGTTCGCGCGAAATATGCACACGCTAGGATCAAGAGTATCGATTATGGCGAAGCACTGAAATACCCAGGAGTCTTGAAAGTGCTAACGGCAAGGGATATACCCGGGATAAATGACGTGGGCTACGTGTTACCGGACCAACCCCTACTCGCTGACAAGAAAGTAAGGTATATTGGAGACACAGTAGCACTGGTTATCGCGGAGTCCCTTGAAAACGCGAGAGACGCTGGAGAACTCGTCAACGTCGATTATGACCCCTTACCGGTATATACCGATGCGCTACAAGTTATTGACCTGGATACTCTCAGCGAGAAGGAACACGTGTTAATACATGAGGAAAGAGGAAGCGATGTATTATCGAGATATAAGATAAGGGTGGGAGATATTGAGAAGGCATTCAACGAGGCCGCAGTCATAGTTGAAAATGACTACAGAACTCCAATGCAGGAACACGCGTACTTAGAGCCCGAGGCAGCGATTGCTATCCCAGAGCCTGATGGAGGCGTGACGATATATGCGAAGACACAATGCCCGTTCGACACGAGAAGGGCGGTTTCAAATGTCCTGGGCATACCTTTCAACATGGTTAGGGTGATCGCCCCCGCGCTTGGAGGAGGATTTGGAGGAGCCGAAGACGTTGGGAACGAAATAGCTGCAAAAGCTGCTTTAGCTGCACTGTCATTAAAGAGAACGGCCGTGGTTCTTCACACCAGGGAAGAGTCAATCATCGGCCACACTAAGCGCCATCCCATGATAGCGAGGTATAAACACGCTGCAAGTAGGGATGGGACTCTACTAGCTGTTGAAGCCAACATAGTGCTCGATACCGGGGCTTACGCTAGTCTCGGGCCGTTTGTAGGATGGCGTGCCACAGTTCACAGCACTGGACCCTACAAGCTGAAAAACGCTCGAGTAGATTTGGCTGTGGTCTACACTAACAGGATCCCTGCAGGAGCTTTCAGAGGATTCGGAAATCCACAAGTAACATTCGCGGTTGAAAGGCAAATGGATCTGATAGCCGAGGAGTTGGGAATCGATCCTGTGGAATTAAGACTTAAAAACATTCTGAGGCCGGGTGATAGAACGGTTCATGGACAATTATTGGATCATGGAGTTGGTCTGGAAGATGCCATTAAGAGAGCCTTAGAGATAAGCGGATGGAGCCGCAAGAGAGAATTGTATAGTACTCTAAAGGGTGCTTCAAGGAGAGGTATCGGAATAGCCCTAATGTATCACGGAAACAGCATTGGTGCGGAGGGAGCCGACTTTTCTTCAGTTTCATTGATTATACAGAGAGACGGTAGCATAATATTCAGAACAGGACTCACTGATATGGGGCAGGGAGCCATCCAGGGATTGGTAAACATAGCTGCGGAGATACTCGGGGTGCCTCCAAGCTACTTCAAAATAGAGCCACCTGATACCGCTTCAACGCCAGATGCTGGTCCCACGGTTGCATCAAGGTCCACCGCTATGGGTGGAAACGCCACTCTGGTAGCAGCGTTCAAGATAAGGCAGAGGCTGAATAAACTCGCTGCAGAGATGTTAGGATGCGTCAGTCCCGAGGATGTCGTCATCCAAGCCCCCAAGGTGTATTGTAGAGATCAACCTGACCACTATATCACTTGGAAAGAGCTCGTTGAGCAAACATTCTGGAAAGGCATTCCTGTGCAGGAATACGGGTACTACAGGGCTCCTCCAGCAGAATGGCATGAGGAGACCGGGACAGGACATCCATATTTCACATACACTTTTGGAGCCGTTGTGAGTGACGTAGAAGTTGATCTCGAAACAGGCGTTTGCAAAGTCGTAGAAGCTACCGTGGTCTACGACATTGGACGAGTAGTCAACAGGACGGGGGCGGAGCATCACGGCGTTGGAGGATACATCCAAGGAATGGGGTATGCCTTGATGGAGGATACTGTACACTCCGAGAGTGGACAGGTATATACAACATCCTTCTCAACTTATCATATTCCGACGGGTCTCGACATTCCAGAAAGAATTAACGTCGACTTCGTAGAAGCAGGCTTCATAAGAGGGCCATTTGGCGCAAAAGGTCTAGGTGAACCTTCAATAGTTGCAATAGCACCATCGATAGTCAACGCTATAGGACACGCCTTACGGAATAAGACTTCGAACAAGATGCTCAACAAAATTCCTGCTACTCCCGATTACATCAGGTCGATAGTAAAAAAGACTAATTTAATCAGGTAGGCCTTTTTTCTTTATCTCCTTTCTTTCTTTAATATGAATTATTTAGAGAGAATCACCCCGTGATCCGGTACCAGTACCCTTTTATTCCTTCTGTCTTCAATTACTCCTCCTGCAATATAGTAGTCTCCGGGTGTTAGCTCCGAGTAAACCTCCCTGAGCGTCTCCATCTCCAATTCCTCACCTTGAATCTCTATTAAATACCGGGAGGGTATAAGGGGGGCTGTCAGTCTTTTTAAAACCCTAAAAGAGCCGTTGTAGCTAGATAGGTCCTCTACTTTATCGTAGCAATCATTGAATCCGCTGGAGAATGATATGAGTTTAACATTAACGTGCGAGTCTCCAAGCATAAAATGAAGAATCGTGTTCCGCTTTAATTTCAAATAGTTTTCAAGACTCATTCTGGACGAATGTTTCTCTACGTATTCTCTAATGAGGAAATAATTATTAATTTTCTTTAGAACATCCTTCTCAATCAGTATCTCCAGAAGGGAGGCCGTTTCTACTTCGCTTTGATACAATATTATATCCACATCTCTATAGCCGTCGTTTAACAACGATGAACCAGACAACTCTATCTCTTCTTCATCTTTGTCCAACAATCTTGAAAGGCTGTCTATAATAACACCTATTCGTGAGTTAAAGCCCCGACTAAGCTTCAAAGATTCTTTAACAGGAATAACGGGTACATCCCTTTTTATGCACTCCCAGCTCAAAATATTCATGCTTAATCGCTGTAACTCCCATTGATGGAGTTTCCTACCGTTAATCAAATCATATCTGGGGTATGCCACTACGTGACCAGACGGGTGTTGATATCCTTTAACAACCCATCCAACACCCTTGTACGCTAGTACTTCACCCTCCAGGAGCCGCAACAATCGAGATTGACCCCCATCTTTGATCTCTAGTGCCAGTCGACGATGTGAACATGGTCTCTTGCCTCTATAAAACACTCTCCGTAGATTTTACCTAATACTCCTCTTGCAAGAACCTCTTGAGGAGGACCATAGAAGGCCAAACCGTTTCCAAGCAGAAGGATCCTTGAAGTATATGGCATGAGAAGTATTGGATCGTGGGAACTTAATATCAAAAGCTTCTCCCTAGAGATGGAGCCCAGGAGGTCGGCAATCGTTTTCTTTCCTTCAGGATCTATGTTTGAAAGAGGTTCATCCATGATGATCATTGGTGTGTTCAACGCTAATGTCCTCGCGATCATTACCCGTTGAAATTGTCCACCAGATAAGCTTGAAACAGGCGCATCCCAAAAGTCCTCCGTCAATCCTACTAGTTTTAATGCCGAAACTATTTTTTCGCTATCTATCTTCTTTGAGAAAGTCCGAGGCCAATGATTATTTAATCTGATGCAACATTCCATCAATTCCTGGACAGTTATAGGGAGGTTTCTAGGAATTTCAAATTTTTGCGGAAGATACGATACCATGCTCTTCAATTTTCCCGGAGAGCCCGTAGCATCTATATCATTAATATAAATCCTTCCACTAACAGGTTTAATTAGTCCGAGTATGGTCAGGAACAATGTCGTCTTACCAGCTCCGTTAGGACCTATTACTTGTATCAAGCCCGGACCCTTGAAGGTAGCGGTGAGATTTTTAACGATCAATTTTCCACCGCGGATAATTGTCAAATCATCAAGGGCGATTCTCATCTGCCTCCCTGTGCACAAAATTTTTAAAAAACCCTTAAAGATTTTATGCACAATAGGTGTGTATACTAATGCGAGCACTTATGATCGCACTAATAATAATAGGGTTAACAGGCTTAACCCCAACACATGCCGATGAGAACGGTTTAAAAATCGTTTCAACCTTCACCAGTTTAGTACCTGACATAACTCTTCTCACATGCCCTGGCGACGTAGTAAGAGGGTTGATTCCCAACAACGTTGACCCTCATGATTATGCACTAACACCTAATGATATAACCTCCCTAAAGAATGCTGACGTCATTATATCAACTGCGCACACCCAAGCAGAGCTAAGCATTAAAGAATTAGTTAATTCTGGAGAAGTGTCAAGCATCCTGATTGAATTAACGCAAATAGAGGGGATCGTGATACTAAGCAACCCCAATACTGGCCAACCTAATTATCATGGTATTCTATATGATCCCTTAAACTACATAGCTTTCGCGTACAACTTGTCAAAAACTTTCATGAACTTGAACCCATCAAAGAAGGAGTGCTATGTTGAAAAATATCTAGCATTACAGGACACTTTATTGAAGAACGTATTAATGCATAGAAGTAAATACTATACCACAGCTGTTGCAGATACGCCATTAACACAGTATGCAGTTGAATGGATGGGAATTAGGGTGATCAAGTTATTAAAGGTCGAGCACGACTTGGATGTTGCACCATCCGACATGATGAAAATTGAAGAACTGGTGAAGAACAGGGAAGTGGGTGTGGTAGTTTTATCGACTCCCTCATCAAGGATATCTTCTTATCTTGAGGAGATTGCACTGGAGAACGGTCTACCAGTCTTATACGTTGAATCCCCTCTGACAAACAACTCCTTTGTTTCAAGATATATAAGCTTGATCTCGCAAGATGTTAAACCACTGGATGTCAACCCCCGTAGCGAGGTGGAAAACTCCAACCCGCTTGCGAACACGTTATACACCTTAGCGGGTATCTCCACCGGTGCTATTTTGGGTTTTCTCATGGGATTATTGATCAAGAGGAGATCGCGGTGAAAAAACATAATGGTACAATTTTACTCGCAACATTAACCGCCCTAACCATCTTCTTCACAATTCTCTCTATGCTTAGCTTTGACCCCAGAAAAGTCTTCACATACTTGATAATGGGGCTTGCGTTCTCCCTAGTGAGTATTGTTGTTTATTTCAGAAAGCTCGAGTTTCTGGCCTCGAGTGCCACACACACGAGCCTTCTAGCGGTTATTATCGGATTAATGATCGAATCATTAACAAGGATTCATTACTTTCTATGGTCCATGATCATTGGCTTAGCAATTATCCATATAGCAGGATTTATGATAAGGAAGGGAATAGAGCCAAACAATACTTCTGCAATAATTGTAGCCTCCACTTCAGCTTTCAGCGTTATCGCCGCATACATCCTAGTGACAAGATTTCCCATAGGATATAATTTGAACTCTCTTTTTCTTGGTGATCCACTATTGATCACATACACTGACATGAGCTTCGTGGCCGGCGTAACTATCATAATTTCTATAATATTCGCATTATCATTGTTTGAAATTCTTTCTCTGGGTATTGATGAAGTAACTCTCAAGATACTTGGATTGAAAACTACACTATACGATTTAATGACGTACACTATAATAGGATTAGCGACGATTGGGTTATTGAGAGTCAGCGGATACATTCTGCAACATGTCTTAATACTCTTGCCTGCAATCACCAGTTCATTCTACTCAAGAAGCGGCAAAGAACTGATTCTCTTATCTATCACATTGTCGCTATTTGCCTCTAGTGTAGGATTCTTTATCTCCTTACTGGTAAATCTTAGTCCAACCGGGGTCACAGGAGTCGTTCTTGTCACATGTTTGATCCACGGGGTTCTTAAAAGGTGGGAAAAATGAGTAAGAAGAGAAGATTCGGGATCAGTATTTCAACCGAACTGGCTAGCCTAGTAGATGAGTTAGCCAGAGACCATGGTTGTGAAAGATCTAAGATTATTGAGAATGCCATAAACGAATACTTACACGAGAATCTACATTCTGAAACGAAAAAACACACATGTATCTCAGTATTAATATCAGTTACACAAAAATCTGTTTCATCGAAAATTATAGATAAACACAGAGAGGTTGTAAAATCTCTAATCTATCACCCGCTCGGGGACTCCTATCTTCTAATAATCATTGCAGAAGGGGACTCCGAAGCCATATCCAGACTTAAAAGAGACCTCGGAAGAACATCGGCAAACCTAAGACTCGTACCCTTAGAGTCGATGGTCGGCTACCATGAAGAGTGAATACGTGTTCCAACCAGTTGAAGGGTATTGGTTTACAAGCTGGTTGATCGATTTTCTAAAAGCCTTCGAAAACTGCCTCGAAACAACGCTCGACCTTGGAGTCTCACGCCATAAGGTATGTGTTTCCAATGGGAAAATCACAATAGATAATGTAGAGTTAGACCTCGACTTAGTTCAGCCTAGTGAAAAAGATAGAATCGTGTTATATGAAAAGGGAAAGATTTACGAAATAACTACCGCCTCGGCAAATGGATATTACAAGCTGAAAGCTGTTGGTCCTGATCTTCCTCCTACCATTGAAATAAATGGAATACATATGCATCGAATAATTGATTTGAACCCGTGGGAAGATGCTGTATTGAAAATTCATGCCGCCAGAGTTAAGAAGGGCGATATAGTACTCGATACTTGCACAGGACTTGGATACACAGCAATAGCCTCTCTGAGAAAAGGAGCATCAAAAGTGTTAACCTCTGAAATCGATCCCAATGTCCTATGGATCGCCGAACGGAATCCATGGAGTAAAATGCTTAAGAGGGAAAACGTGACAATCTACAATGAAGACGTAATCTCAATCGCCCACGAGCTACCAGACAACCGGTTTGACAAAATAATCCATGATCCTCCAAGGTTTAGCTCTTCAACTGGGGATCTGTACGGGTTTGAACTGTATCGCGAGTTCTTCAGAATATTGAAACCCGGTGGGACTCTATATCATTACACCGGAGTCCCGGGTTTGAAGAGCAATTACAGTATATTAAAAGGGATTAAAAACAGATTGGAAACGGCCGGATTCATAGTACTGTTTTTTGATCATAGGTCTCAGGGATACATTGCTAAAAAACCTAGTCGCTAACGATTTTCTCAAGGCTTTTGGACACGCCAGTCTCCAACGATTTATACTTCTTTCTAAGATACTCCCTTATCCATTCAGCCAAGTTGAAAACACCCATATTGTATTCAAGAAATCCGCGTCTAATTAGGCTAGTTATTATGGTTAACAGTTCTCTCTCTATAACCGCGTCATCCGTATCCGAGTACTGTAACTCTCCTGTCTTAATCCTCTTCTTAACCTCCTCCCTCAGGTCGAGAATCGCTATTATTTCCCCAACACTTATATTCCTGAGAAAATACTCCATTATTAATTTCTCAATGTTGTTCAAAGCCAACAATTCTCTAATGTCTCTTTCAGACATCGCTCCTCAACCCCTAGTAAAACCAAGTGTTAAAATACAAGTGTTCAACCACCATGAATGCGTTATTTCTTCGGGCTCGACATACACCTTTGAACATGCACTTCTCGCAAAGCGGTTTCTCGTCGCGAAGGCATATGTTCCGTCCATGATTCCAAAAATGATCATCAAGTTCCCAAGTACTTACACCACTCTTCTCCGAGAGGTAACTATACGCTTCCCTAACCACTAAACGAATCATTACATCCTCTTCGGGCGAGGCTTCTATCTTATTTACTATCTTATTCCATAAACGTCCAGACAAAACCACGAGGCCCGTTCTCAAGGCTATCCGGGTTAGATGATTATCAACAGGGATATACGGCTTATCAACGGGTTTGAAAATGTCACGCATGAATAGAAACTTAGCTAGGAGCATAGATTTTTTCTCAACCGGATCTTGATATGCTGTGAATAATTTAAGCAGTTCTACCAATCCCGGGTTAACTCCGTCCCCATGAAGCCTATTATTCACGGAATTAATTATGGATGAAACACTTCCTTCGAATATTTTCAAAACTTTTAAACCCAAGTCTTTTAAGAGAAACGTTCGCAGCTCTAAATCAACCGGTCGGGCTTCACCCACGCTTAACCATTTTTCAACTTCTTCGAGCCTTATTTGCGATAGTTTTTCCGGGTTGTAAAAATCCGGGGACTCGTCAAACTTTTTCTTTCCAAGCCTATATAACAAATCTGCTCCTTTGTAGCAACCGTCTTCAAGGCATGCATAATATACTTTTCCAGGTCTGCTCAACCGATGATCCATTGCCACCATGACTAAGAAGTACCGGAGAATGTTTTCCAAGTCCTCGTTGCTGTCAGGGTAAAACCTATTATCGTAGATATTCATTCTTTGGAGCTCGCTCCTATTCCTGCTCAGGATCCTGGCAACTTTCTCCACTACAGATGTATCAATCCCGAGTAATTCCATAAGACTCTATCTCCGCAAAACACCATTACAATATTTTTTATTAAACCTGCACTTATGTCTTATAAAAGACGTGTTGATAAATATGCAGAAAAACGAACCGATGATATGCGAAGCAACGTATTATTTGAACGGGTTTAATGATCACATTATAAGTTGCGGAGAAGTATTTGTTAAAGGATTTGTTAATGCGAAATTAATCATCGGAAGAGATGTTATCATAGCTGGAAAAGGAAGGGTCTCCTTCTTAGCCGGTGAAAACTGCTTATTAATAGGAACAGGGAACATTTTAATAGTGGAAAATGCTTACTGCATAAACCTCATATCCGTGGGGGGGAAGGGTCACGTGTGGATTAACGAGGTCAACTCGCGCAAGTCCTACCTGGC encodes:
- a CDS encoding methyltransferase; protein product: MKSEYVFQPVEGYWFTSWLIDFLKAFENCLETTLDLGVSRHKVCVSNGKITIDNVELDLDLVQPSEKDRIVLYEKGKIYEITTASANGYYKLKAVGPDLPPTIEINGIHMHRIIDLNPWEDAVLKIHAARVKKGDIVLDTCTGLGYTAIASLRKGASKVLTSEIDPNVLWIAERNPWSKMLKRENVTIYNEDVISIAHELPDNRFDKIIHDPPRFSSSTGDLYGFELYREFFRILKPGGTLYHYTGVPGLKSNYSILKGIKNRLETAGFIVLFFDHRSQGYIAKKPSR
- a CDS encoding iron-sulfur cluster loop — translated: MELLGIDTSVVEKVARILSRNRSELQRMNIYDNRFYPDSNEDLENILRYFLVMVAMDHRLSRPGKVYYACLEDGCYKGADLLYRLGKKKFDESPDFYNPEKLSQIRLEEVEKWLSVGEARPVDLELRTFLLKDLGLKVLKIFEGSVSSIINSVNNRLHGDGVNPGLVELLKLFTAYQDPVEKKSMLLAKFLFMRDIFKPVDKPYIPVDNHLTRIALRTGLVVLSGRLWNKIVNKIEASPEEDVMIRLVVREAYSYLSEKSGVSTWELDDHFWNHGRNICLRDEKPLCEKCMFKGVCRARRNNAFMVVEHLYFNTWFY